Proteins encoded in a region of the Mycolicibacterium chitae genome:
- a CDS encoding sulfate/molybdate ABC transporter ATP-binding protein: protein MSRLELRARLAQRDVEFDLGLDDGDVLAVLGPNGAGKSTLLQMIAGLLRPDEGRIALGDTVVTDTAAGLFVPAHARGVAMLAQQPLLFPHMTVAANVAYAPRCKRRGRAQARAVARQWLAAVDAEHLADRKPAQLSGGQAQRVAVARALAAEPAVLLLDEPMAALDVTAAPAVRGLLRTMLRQQRRTAVIVTHDLLDALAIANKVIIVEDGRIVERGPVRGVLAAPRSEFAARIAGVNLVSGTAVGPGAVKTAWGTEVFGRGDITPGTAAVALFSPVAVSVHLDAPHGSPRNVLPVTIAELDVHGTSVRVRGTEQPDGAAGICADITAAAVADLDLAPGQRVYFVVKAQEVGLHPALAA, encoded by the coding sequence GTGAGCCGGCTCGAGTTGCGGGCCCGGCTGGCCCAGCGCGACGTCGAGTTCGACCTGGGCCTCGATGACGGCGACGTGCTGGCCGTGCTCGGGCCCAACGGAGCCGGCAAGTCCACGCTGTTGCAGATGATCGCCGGCCTGCTGCGGCCCGACGAGGGGCGAATCGCGCTGGGCGACACCGTGGTCACCGACACCGCCGCCGGACTGTTCGTCCCGGCGCACGCGCGCGGGGTGGCGATGCTGGCCCAGCAGCCGCTGCTGTTCCCGCACATGACCGTGGCCGCCAACGTCGCCTACGCGCCGCGGTGCAAGCGGCGGGGCCGCGCGCAGGCCCGCGCCGTCGCGCGGCAGTGGCTGGCGGCCGTCGACGCCGAGCACCTCGCCGACCGCAAGCCCGCCCAGCTGTCCGGCGGGCAGGCACAGCGCGTCGCGGTGGCCCGCGCCCTGGCCGCCGAACCCGCGGTGCTGCTGCTCGACGAGCCCATGGCCGCCCTCGACGTCACCGCGGCCCCCGCGGTGCGCGGACTGCTGCGCACCATGCTGCGCCAGCAGCGCCGCACCGCGGTCATCGTCACCCACGACCTGCTCGACGCGCTGGCGATCGCCAACAAGGTGATCATCGTCGAGGACGGCCGCATCGTGGAGCGCGGCCCGGTGCGCGGTGTGCTGGCCGCACCGCGCAGCGAGTTCGCCGCCCGGATCGCCGGGGTCAACCTGGTCTCGGGCACCGCCGTCGGCCCGGGTGCGGTCAAGACGGCCTGGGGCACCGAGGTTTTCGGACGCGGGGACATCACCCCCGGCACCGCGGCCGTCGCACTGTTCTCCCCGGTCGCCGTGTCGGTGCATCTCGACGCGCCGCACGGCAGCCCCCGCAATGTCCTGCCGGTCACCATCGCCGAACTCGACGTCCACGGCACCTCGGTGCGCGTGCGCGGCACCGAGCAGCCCGACGGTGCGGCGGGCATCTGCGCCGACATCACCGCCGCGGCCGTCGCCGATCTGGACCTCGCGCCCGGGCAGCGGGTCTACTTCGTGGTCAAGGCGCAGGAGGTGGGCCTGCACCCGGCGCTGGCCGCCTAG
- a CDS encoding ABC transporter permease, which translates to MTPRRAAGGLVQVGLPAWIYLPAAAGALFVIVPLLAILLRIDWPNFIPLITSESSRAALLLSLKTAGASTVLCVLIGVPMAVVLARGSFPGQSVLRALVLLPLVLPPVVGGIALLYTYGRMGLVGEHLETLGIRIAFTTTAVVLAQTFVSLPFLVVSLEGALRSAGNRYESIAATLGARPTTVLRTVTVPLVLPGLMSGAVLAFARALGEFGATLTFAGSLQGTTRTLPLEIYLQRETDPDAAVALSLLLIVVAGAIVVASASRRLAGPL; encoded by the coding sequence GTGACACCGCGACGCGCGGCCGGTGGGCTGGTCCAGGTCGGCCTGCCGGCCTGGATCTACCTGCCCGCCGCCGCCGGCGCGCTGTTCGTCATCGTCCCGCTGCTGGCGATCCTGCTGCGGATCGACTGGCCGAACTTCATTCCGCTGATCACGTCCGAATCCTCCCGCGCGGCACTGCTCTTGAGCCTCAAGACCGCCGGGGCCAGCACCGTGCTGTGCGTGCTGATCGGGGTGCCGATGGCGGTGGTCCTGGCCCGCGGCAGCTTCCCGGGGCAGTCGGTGCTGCGTGCCCTGGTGCTGCTGCCGCTGGTCCTGCCGCCGGTGGTCGGCGGTATCGCGCTGCTCTACACCTACGGCCGAATGGGTTTGGTGGGCGAGCATCTGGAGACTCTCGGTATCCGCATCGCGTTCACCACCACGGCCGTGGTGCTGGCCCAGACGTTCGTCTCGCTGCCGTTTCTGGTGGTCAGCCTCGAGGGCGCGCTGCGCTCGGCGGGCAACCGGTACGAGAGCATCGCCGCGACGCTGGGGGCCCGACCCACCACGGTGCTGCGGACAGTGACGGTGCCGCTGGTGCTGCCAGGGCTGATGTCCGGTGCGGTGCTGGCCTTCGCCCGGGCGCTGGGCGAATTCGGTGCGACGCTGACCTTCGCCGGCTCGCTCCAGGGCACGACCCGCACCCTGCCGTTGGAGATCTATCTGCAGCGTGAGACCGATCCCGATGCCGCCGTGGCGCTTTCGTTGCTGTTGATCGTGGTCGCCGGGGCCATCGTGGTGGCCTCCGCGTCGCGACGGTTGGCGGGGCCGCTGTGA
- the modA gene encoding molybdate ABC transporter substrate-binding protein, producing the protein MPRLTALLGAALAVAGCAGSDSQDTGGEITVFAAASLKSTFAELGTQFEETNPGTRVRFNFAGSSDLVAQLTQGAPADVFASADEPNMVKAVDAGLVDGEPVTFATNTLTIVTPPDNPKDVASFADLAEPGTSVVVCAPQVPCGSATERVAEAAGVALSPVSEESSVTDVLGKITSGQADAGLVYVTDAKVAGDQVTAIPFPESGDAVNTYPMAVLDGAANAELAQQFVDLVTGPTGGQVLAEAGFAAP; encoded by the coding sequence CTGCCTCGCCTGACGGCCCTGCTCGGCGCGGCGCTCGCGGTGGCCGGGTGCGCCGGGTCGGACTCCCAGGACACCGGCGGCGAGATCACGGTGTTCGCCGCGGCCTCGCTGAAGTCGACCTTCGCCGAGCTCGGCACCCAATTCGAGGAGACCAATCCGGGGACCAGGGTGCGGTTCAACTTCGCCGGCTCCTCGGATCTGGTCGCGCAGCTCACCCAGGGCGCCCCGGCGGACGTGTTCGCCTCCGCCGACGAGCCGAACATGGTCAAGGCCGTCGACGCCGGTCTCGTCGACGGCGAACCCGTCACCTTCGCCACCAACACGCTGACCATCGTCACCCCGCCCGACAACCCGAAAGACGTTGCCTCCTTTGCCGATCTGGCCGAGCCCGGCACCTCGGTGGTGGTCTGCGCCCCGCAGGTCCCGTGCGGATCGGCGACCGAGCGCGTGGCGGAGGCCGCGGGTGTGGCCCTCTCACCGGTGAGCGAGGAATCCTCGGTCACCGATGTGCTGGGAAAGATCACCTCGGGGCAGGCCGACGCCGGCCTCGTCTACGTGACCGACGCCAAGGTCGCCGGCGATCAGGTCACCGCGATCCCGTTCCCCGAATCCGGCGACGCGGTGAACACCTACCCGATGGCGGTGCTCGACGGCGCGGCCAATGCCGAACTGGCGCAACAGTTCGTCGACCTGGTCACCGGTCCCACGGGTGGGCAGGTGCTGGCCGAGGCGGGCTTCGCCGCGCCGTGA
- a CDS encoding TOBE domain-containing protein translates to MTTLRIKDAAVLLGVSDDTVRRWIDAGALTAEKDEAGRKVIAGEQLAEFARDQAAAPPDPLGIASSARNRMVGLVTDVTVDGVMAEVQLQCGPFTIVSLMSRQSAEQLGLAPGKLAVAVVKATTVIVETSGGTS, encoded by the coding sequence TTGACGACGCTGCGGATCAAGGACGCCGCCGTCCTGCTCGGCGTCAGCGACGACACCGTGCGCCGCTGGATCGACGCCGGCGCCCTGACCGCCGAGAAGGACGAGGCCGGCCGCAAGGTCATCGCCGGCGAGCAGCTGGCCGAATTCGCGCGCGACCAGGCCGCGGCCCCGCCGGACCCGCTGGGCATCGCGAGCTCGGCGCGCAACCGGATGGTCGGCCTGGTGACCGACGTGACGGTCGACGGCGTGATGGCCGAGGTGCAGTTGCAGTGCGGCCCGTTCACCATCGTCTCGCTGATGAGCCGGCAGTCCGCCGAACAACTGGGCCTGGCGCCGGGCAAGCTGGCCGTCGCCGTCGTGAAGGCCACCACCGTGATCGTCGAGACCTCGGGAGGAACCTCGTGA
- a CDS encoding organic hydroperoxide resistance protein, whose translation MSIDVVYTAESTASGGGRDGHVRSTDGQIDLDTRPPKEMGGSGEGVNPELLFAAGYAACFLGALRLVAKNEKIAIDDASGITARIGFGKDSDGGFGLTAELIGYLPGLEQKEAEDLMQKAHGVCPYSKATRGNVDVTLLAKV comes from the coding sequence ATGAGCATCGATGTCGTCTACACCGCAGAATCCACCGCGAGCGGCGGCGGCCGCGACGGCCACGTCAGATCCACCGACGGACAGATCGATCTGGACACCCGCCCGCCCAAGGAGATGGGCGGCAGCGGCGAGGGCGTCAACCCCGAACTGCTGTTCGCCGCCGGATACGCGGCCTGCTTCCTGGGGGCGTTGCGGCTGGTGGCCAAGAACGAGAAGATCGCCATCGACGACGCCAGCGGGATCACCGCCCGCATCGGGTTCGGTAAGGATTCCGACGGCGGGTTCGGGCTCACCGCCGAGTTGATCGGGTACCTGCCCGGCCTCGAGCAGAAGGAGGCCGAGGACCTGATGCAGAAGGCGCACGGGGTCTGCCCGTACTCGAAGGCGACCCGCGGCAACGTGGACGTCACGCTGCTGGCGAAGGTGTGA
- a CDS encoding sensor domain-containing protein has protein sequence MALALTPAFTAHARPSDPGVVNYAVLGKGSVSNIVGGPIGAERLFGAPFQAYSVDVPACNNWADIGLPEVYNDPDLASFNGATAQTAPNDETHFVKQAVGVFANADAATRAYHWVVDRGAGCDGQTATMRLDNGATQVWTFHGGTSGPADAAWVKQLAGADRRCFVQTRLRENVVLQAKVCQSGNGGPAVNVLAGAMQNTLGQ, from the coding sequence TTGGCCCTGGCGCTGACCCCGGCCTTCACCGCGCACGCGCGGCCCTCGGATCCCGGCGTGGTGAACTACGCCGTGCTGGGCAAGGGCTCGGTGAGCAACATCGTCGGCGGCCCCATCGGCGCCGAGCGGCTGTTCGGCGCGCCGTTCCAGGCGTACTCCGTCGACGTCCCGGCCTGCAACAACTGGGCCGACATCGGCCTGCCCGAGGTCTACAACGACCCGGACCTGGCCTCCTTCAACGGGGCGACGGCGCAGACCGCGCCGAACGACGAGACGCACTTCGTCAAGCAGGCCGTCGGCGTCTTCGCCAACGCGGACGCCGCGACGCGCGCCTACCACTGGGTCGTCGACCGCGGCGCAGGCTGCGACGGGCAGACCGCCACCATGCGCCTGGACAACGGCGCGACGCAGGTGTGGACGTTCCACGGCGGCACCTCGGGACCGGCGGATGCGGCCTGGGTCAAACAGCTCGCCGGGGCCGATCGGCGCTGCTTCGTGCAGACCCGGTTGCGGGAGAACGTCGTGCTGCAGGCGAAGGTGTGCCAATCCGGCAACGGCGGTCCCGCGGTAAACGTGCTGGCCGGGGCCATGCAGAACACCCTGGGCCAATAA
- the egtA gene encoding ergothioneine biosynthesis glutamate--cysteine ligase EgtA, translating to MTFVVAPPDGVRDQHDVCELAGSAEAAQYISAASLYDGQVGRVGLEIEAHCIDLADPCRRPTWSEIGAVIAGIGPLPGAGRITLEPGGAVELSGPPADGPLPAIRAMAADRAVLGAAFADAGLGLLLLGADPLRPLQRINPGPRYAAMERFFAASGTAEAGAAMMTATASVQLNLEAGPAAGWAERVRLAHALGPTMIAMAANSPLLGGRFTGWVSSRQQVWGRLDSARCGPVLGASGLDPATDWARYALKAPVMLVLPDAIAVEDWVPFADWAEGRVLLGGRRPTTADLDYHLTTLFPPVRPRGWLEIRYLDAVPDALWPAVVFTLTTLLDDPRAAAAAEAVAPVADAWDTAARLGLRDQRLHAAAVACVQTALELAPPDLAESMALLADAVDRGRCAADDFADAAVRKGVAPAAVALAQGDS from the coding sequence ATGACGTTCGTCGTCGCACCACCCGACGGGGTTCGCGACCAGCACGACGTATGCGAACTTGCCGGGTCCGCCGAGGCCGCGCAGTACATCAGCGCGGCCAGCCTGTACGACGGTCAGGTGGGCCGCGTTGGCCTGGAGATCGAGGCCCACTGCATCGATCTGGCCGATCCGTGCCGCCGCCCGACCTGGTCGGAGATCGGCGCCGTCATAGCGGGAATCGGCCCGCTGCCCGGGGCCGGGCGGATCACGCTGGAACCCGGCGGCGCCGTCGAGTTGTCCGGGCCGCCCGCCGACGGACCGCTGCCGGCCATCCGGGCGATGGCCGCCGACCGCGCGGTGCTGGGCGCCGCGTTCGCCGACGCCGGTCTGGGGCTGCTGCTGCTCGGGGCCGACCCGCTGCGGCCGCTGCAGCGGATCAACCCCGGCCCCCGGTATGCGGCCATGGAACGGTTCTTCGCGGCCAGCGGCACCGCCGAGGCCGGGGCCGCGATGATGACCGCCACCGCGTCGGTGCAGCTCAACCTCGAGGCGGGTCCGGCCGCGGGCTGGGCCGAACGGGTTCGGCTGGCGCACGCGTTGGGCCCGACGATGATCGCGATGGCCGCCAACTCGCCGCTGCTCGGCGGGCGCTTCACCGGCTGGGTCTCGTCGCGCCAGCAGGTCTGGGGCCGGCTGGACTCGGCGCGCTGCGGCCCGGTGCTCGGCGCCAGCGGTCTGGACCCCGCCACCGACTGGGCCCGCTACGCGCTGAAGGCCCCGGTGATGCTGGTGCTGCCCGACGCGATCGCCGTCGAGGACTGGGTGCCGTTCGCCGACTGGGCCGAGGGTCGGGTGCTGCTCGGCGGCCGCCGGCCCACCACCGCCGACCTCGACTACCACCTGACCACACTGTTCCCGCCGGTCCGGCCGCGCGGGTGGCTCGAGATCCGCTACCTCGACGCCGTCCCGGACGCCCTGTGGCCCGCGGTGGTGTTCACGCTGACCACGCTGCTCGACGATCCGCGGGCCGCCGCGGCCGCCGAGGCGGTGGCCCCGGTGGCCGACGCCTGGGACACCGCGGCCCGCCTGGGGCTGCGCGACCAACGGCTGCACGCGGCGGCCGTCGCGTGCGTACAGACCGCCCTGGAGCTGGCGCCGCCGGATCTGGCAGAGTCGATGGCGCTGCTCGCCGACGCCGTCGACCGCGGCCGGTGCGCGGCCGACGACTTCGCCGACGCCGCGGTGCGGAAGGGCGTGGCCCCCGCCGCAGTGGCTCTGGCACAAGGAGATTCGTGA
- the egtB gene encoding ergothioneine biosynthesis protein EgtB, with amino-acid sequence MSIHRQLAAGLGRARDRTLSLVNFDDDELRRQYHPLMSPLVWDLAHIGQQEELWLLRGGNTDTPGLLDPSVEGLYDAFVHSRASRAELPLLTPAQAHGYLKTVRDKVFDVLDRLPDGEPGFEYALVISHENQHDETMLQALNLRAGAPILGRGAALPPGRPGVAGTSVEIPGGPFVLGVDAATEPHSLDNERPAHVVEVPGFRIGRVPVTNAEWREFVDDGGYREPRWWSARGWAHRTEAGLSAPQFWNETEGTRTRFGHVEPLPDDEPVQHVTYFEAQAYAAWAGARLPTEVEWEKACAWDPRTETRRRYPWGAAAPDATRANLGGEALRPAPVGAYPDGASAYGVEQLLGDVWEWTSSPLRPWPGFTPMIYERYSQPFFDGDYRVLRGGSWAVSADILRPSFRNWDHPIRRQIFAGVRLAWDL; translated from the coding sequence GTGAGCATTCACCGCCAACTCGCCGCCGGGCTCGGCCGGGCCCGGGACCGCACGCTGAGCCTGGTGAACTTCGACGACGACGAACTGCGCCGCCAGTACCACCCGTTGATGAGCCCGCTGGTGTGGGACCTCGCGCACATCGGTCAGCAGGAGGAACTGTGGCTGCTGCGCGGCGGCAACACCGACACCCCGGGTCTGCTGGATCCGAGCGTCGAGGGCCTCTACGACGCCTTCGTGCATTCCCGAGCCAGCCGGGCCGAGCTGCCGCTGCTGACCCCCGCCCAGGCGCACGGGTACCTGAAGACCGTGCGGGACAAGGTGTTCGACGTCCTGGACCGACTGCCCGACGGGGAACCGGGCTTCGAGTATGCCCTGGTGATCAGCCACGAGAACCAGCACGACGAGACCATGCTGCAGGCGCTGAACCTGCGCGCCGGGGCGCCCATCCTCGGGCGCGGCGCCGCACTGCCGCCCGGGCGGCCCGGGGTCGCGGGCACGTCGGTGGAGATCCCCGGCGGCCCCTTCGTGCTCGGCGTCGACGCCGCGACCGAACCGCACTCGCTCGACAACGAACGGCCCGCCCACGTCGTCGAGGTGCCCGGCTTCCGCATCGGGCGGGTCCCGGTGACCAACGCCGAATGGCGGGAGTTCGTCGACGACGGCGGCTACCGGGAACCCCGGTGGTGGTCGGCGCGCGGCTGGGCGCACCGCACCGAGGCCGGCCTGAGCGCGCCACAGTTCTGGAACGAAACCGAGGGCACCCGAACACGATTCGGCCACGTCGAACCGCTGCCCGACGACGAACCCGTGCAGCACGTGACCTACTTCGAGGCGCAGGCCTACGCCGCGTGGGCCGGCGCGCGCCTGCCCACCGAGGTGGAATGGGAGAAGGCCTGCGCGTGGGACCCGCGCACCGAGACCCGGCGGCGCTACCCGTGGGGCGCGGCGGCCCCCGATGCCACGCGGGCCAACCTCGGCGGCGAGGCCCTGCGGCCCGCGCCGGTCGGGGCGTATCCGGACGGGGCGTCGGCCTACGGCGTCGAGCAGTTGCTGGGCGACGTGTGGGAGTGGACCAGTTCCCCGCTGCGGCCGTGGCCGGGTTTCACCCCGATGATCTACGAGCGGTACAGCCAACCGTTCTTCGACGGCGACTACCGCGTGCTGCGCGGCGGGTCGTGGGCGGTGTCCGCCGACATCCTGCGGCCGAGCTTCCGCAACTGGGACCACCCGATCCGGCGGCAGATCTTCGCCGGCGTGCGCCTGGCCTGGGACCTCTGA
- the egtC gene encoding ergothioneine biosynthesis protein EgtC codes for MCRHLGWLGAPVSVHSLVLAPPNGLLTQSYAPRRQKHGLMNADGWGVGFFSPDLPDGAPARWRSAAPLWGDASFASVAPVLSSRCVVAAVRSATIGMPIEASASAPFTDGRWLLSHNGIVDRAVLPAPAAAESVVDSAVLAAHIFDRGLDNLAETIARVGADDPTARLNILAANGSRLLATTWGDTLSMRRRPDGVVLASEPYDDHPDWVDVPDRHLVEIHDGQVTLTALKGS; via the coding sequence ATGTGCCGGCATCTGGGCTGGCTGGGGGCGCCGGTGTCGGTGCACTCGCTGGTGCTGGCACCGCCGAACGGCCTGCTGACGCAGTCGTATGCGCCGCGTCGGCAGAAGCACGGGCTGATGAACGCCGACGGCTGGGGCGTCGGCTTCTTCTCCCCGGACCTGCCTGACGGCGCACCGGCCCGCTGGCGCAGCGCCGCCCCGCTGTGGGGCGACGCCTCGTTCGCGTCGGTGGCGCCGGTGTTGTCGAGCCGCTGCGTGGTGGCCGCCGTGCGCTCGGCGACCATCGGCATGCCCATCGAGGCCTCGGCCAGCGCCCCGTTCACCGACGGGCGGTGGTTGTTGTCGCACAACGGGATCGTCGACCGGGCGGTGCTGCCGGCACCGGCCGCGGCCGAGTCGGTGGTCGACAGCGCGGTGCTGGCCGCGCACATCTTCGACCGCGGCCTGGACAACCTCGCCGAGACCATCGCCCGGGTCGGCGCCGACGACCCGACCGCGCGGCTGAACATCCTGGCCGCCAACGGCTCTCGGCTGCTGGCCACCACCTGGGGCGACACCCTGTCGATGCGGCGCCGCCCCGACGGTGTGGTGCTGGCCAGCGAACCCTACGACGACCATCCCGACTGGGTTGACGTCCCCGACCGCCACCTCGTCGAGATCCACGATGGACAGGTGACCTTGACCGCTCTGAAGGGATCATGA
- the egtD gene encoding L-histidine N(alpha)-methyltransferase, whose product MTVLLTNHLPADHAARELRNDVRDGLTRTPKSLPPKWFYDATGSDLFDQITRLPEYYPTRSEAAILAERADEIAAATGADTLVELGSGTSEKTRMLLDALRNAGTLRRFVPFDVDATILAQAGEALQQQYPGVEINAVCGDFERHLDEIPGGGTRLVAFLGSTIGNLTPGPRAAFLAAVAETLRPGEMLLLGTDLVKEIPRLLRAYDDGAGVTAAFNRNVLAVINRELHADFDLEAFAHVACWNPDAQRIEMWLRARGAQRVRIADLDLVVDFADGEQLLTEVSCKFTPDGIAAELAAAGLTRTHWWTDPAGDFGLSLAVK is encoded by the coding sequence ATGACGGTGCTGCTCACCAACCATCTGCCCGCCGACCACGCCGCGCGCGAACTGCGCAACGACGTTCGCGACGGCCTGACCCGAACACCAAAATCGTTGCCGCCCAAGTGGTTCTACGATGCCACCGGCAGCGACCTGTTCGACCAGATCACCCGGCTGCCCGAGTACTACCCGACCCGCAGCGAGGCCGCGATCCTCGCCGAGCGGGCCGACGAGATCGCCGCCGCCACCGGCGCGGACACCCTGGTGGAGCTCGGCAGCGGCACCTCGGAGAAGACCCGGATGCTGCTCGACGCGCTGCGGAACGCCGGGACGCTGCGCCGCTTCGTGCCGTTCGATGTCGACGCCACCATCCTGGCGCAGGCCGGCGAGGCGCTGCAGCAGCAGTACCCGGGCGTCGAGATCAACGCGGTGTGCGGCGACTTCGAACGCCACCTCGACGAGATCCCCGGCGGCGGAACAAGATTGGTCGCCTTCCTGGGATCCACCATCGGTAACCTCACCCCGGGCCCGCGCGCGGCGTTTTTGGCGGCGGTGGCCGAGACGCTGCGGCCCGGCGAGATGCTGCTGCTGGGCACGGATCTGGTCAAGGAGATCCCGCGGTTGCTGCGCGCCTACGACGACGGCGCCGGGGTGACCGCCGCGTTCAACCGCAACGTGCTGGCCGTGATCAACCGCGAACTGCACGCCGACTTCGACCTCGAGGCCTTTGCGCACGTGGCGTGCTGGAACCCCGACGCCCAGCGAATCGAGATGTGGCTGCGGGCCCGCGGGGCGCAGCGAGTCAGGATCGCCGACCTGGATCTGGTGGTGGACTTCGCCGACGGCGAGCAACTGCTGACCGAGGTGTCCTGCAAGTTCACCCCCGACGGGATCGCCGCCGAACTGGCCGCCGCGGGCCTGACCCGCACGCACTGGTGGACCGATCCGGCCGGCGACTTCGGGCTGTCGCTGGCCGTCAAGTGA
- the egtE gene encoding ergothioneine biosynthesis PLP-dependent enzyme EgtE translates to MAGVHLDSAACSRQSHAAIEAAAQHARHEAEVGGYVAAEAAVPALDAGRAAIAALTGMTPADVVFTTGSGHALDLLLGAWPGPRTVACLPGEFAPNLALMAAHGFAVRALPVDADGRLRVADLAADLRADPPGLVHVDGVASHRGLAQPIAEAARVCAALEIPLVLDAAQAMVQLDCAVGAAAVYSSSRKWSAGPRGVGFLAVAPELARHLVRRVPPPDWAVGGTALQSFEHGETNLAARLGFSVALGEILAAGPTALRRRLAAVGAATRTALDGVAGWRVVEPVAEPTAITTLIPPAGVDPVAVRAALIAEHGIVTTVAEVARAPFELTGPVLRLSPHVDVTDEDLDRVAAALNAPALNTPTPRS, encoded by the coding sequence ATGGCCGGGGTGCACCTGGACTCGGCCGCCTGCTCCCGGCAATCGCACGCCGCGATCGAGGCCGCCGCCCAGCACGCCCGCCACGAGGCCGAGGTCGGCGGATACGTGGCCGCCGAGGCCGCCGTCCCGGCCCTGGACGCCGGGCGGGCGGCCATCGCCGCGCTCACCGGCATGACCCCGGCCGACGTGGTGTTCACCACCGGGTCGGGCCACGCGCTGGATCTGCTGCTCGGCGCCTGGCCGGGCCCGCGGACGGTGGCGTGCTTGCCCGGTGAGTTCGCGCCGAACCTGGCCCTGATGGCCGCCCACGGCTTCGCGGTGCGCGCGCTGCCGGTCGACGCCGACGGCCGGTTGCGGGTGGCCGACCTCGCGGCCGACCTGCGCGCCGACCCGCCCGGGCTGGTGCACGTCGACGGTGTGGCCAGCCACCGCGGCCTCGCGCAACCCATCGCCGAGGCCGCCCGGGTCTGCGCCGCCCTCGAGATCCCGCTGGTCCTCGATGCCGCCCAAGCGATGGTCCAACTCGACTGCGCGGTCGGGGCCGCCGCGGTGTACTCGTCGTCGCGCAAGTGGTCGGCCGGCCCGCGCGGCGTCGGCTTCCTGGCGGTGGCCCCCGAACTGGCGCGGCATCTGGTGCGGCGGGTGCCGCCGCCGGACTGGGCGGTCGGTGGCACCGCGCTGCAGTCCTTCGAGCACGGCGAGACCAATCTGGCTGCCCGGCTGGGCTTTTCGGTGGCGCTCGGGGAGATCCTGGCCGCGGGCCCGACGGCGCTGCGCCGACGGTTGGCCGCGGTGGGGGCCGCGACCCGCACCGCGCTCGACGGGGTCGCCGGGTGGCGGGTGGTGGAACCCGTCGCCGAGCCCACGGCCATCACCACACTGATCCCGCCGGCCGGCGTCGACCCGGTGGCCGTGCGCGCCGCGCTGATCGCCGAGCACGGGATCGTCACCACCGTCGCCGAGGTGGCCCGCGCCCCGTTCGAACTGACCGGGCCGGTGCTGCGACTGTCCCCGCACGTCGACGTCACCGACGAGGACCTCGACCGGGTGGCCGCCGCACTGAACGCGCCCGCGCTGAATACACCAACGCCGCGAAGTTAG